The DNA sequence TTTGATTATAAGTATTTATCAAATTTGAGTTCATATCAGAAAGGTAGGCCTTGGAAAAAGAACCTTTTAGGAAAAAAGAACCTCCACCAAGAAAAGGTTCGAAGTATCTATTTATTTTAAAACCATTTACAAACTTGAAAATTTCATTTATCAAATTTTGTTTTCCACCTGCCCATCTAATAAAAGGTTTTATCGATTCATTCAAATGTAAATTCAATTTTTATTTTAAATAATACTATAATAAAAAATATAATAAAAATCATTCAATTTTAAATAAATGTAAATTAATATTTTATGTTTTCGCTAAGTCTATCTATATATAAAAGAAATTTTTCTTACTGATAGTTAAAGTAATTTTTCATAATTTCTTAATTAGATTATACCATATTGGAAAGTTTCTTTTCATGAGTGATAAATTTTACAGAGTTCCAATTGAGCGACTTTACAGTTGGATTGTTGAAGAAGAAAAGTATGGAAGAATTTTCGGATTATATAAAGAGAATTTATTCACTCCAAAAACATCCGATCCATATAAAATGTATAGATATGGCAAACTCTTAGAAACTCCGCTTGGCGTTGCCTCTGGTCCGCATACACAAATGGCACAAAATATAATTGCTTCTTGGTTAGTTGGCGCAAGATATATTGAATTAAAAACTGTGCAAACTTTAGATGAACTCGAAGTTACCAAACCTTGCATCGACATGGAAGATATTGGTTACAATTGTGAATGGTCGCAAGAATTAAAAATAAAAGATTCTTTTGATGAATATTTGAACGCATGGATTTTAATTCATTTATTAAAATATAAATTTGATTGGGATGAAACTGAATCCGGATTTATTTTTAATATGAGTGTTGGTTATAATCTTGAGGGAATCTTAAAACCCAATGTGCAATGGTTCTTTGAGAAGATGAATAATTGCAAAGTTGAAAAAGAAAATAAATTAGAAACACTTTCAAAATACTTTCCGGAAATTCACAAAGTAAAAATACCAAATCAAATCACTGATAATATTACACTTTCAACAATGCACGGTTGTCCGGCAAACGAAATTGAAGAAATAGGAAAATATTTAATTAGAGATAGAAAACTTCATACGACAATTAAGTTGAATCCTACTTTACTTGGAAAAGAAAGACTACATTTTATTTTAAATGATAAACTTGGTTACAAATTTGTTATTCCGGATAAAGCTTTTGAACATGATTTAAAATATGATGATGCAATAAAAATGATTACCATACTTCAGAATATTGCGGCAGAGAATAATGTTAAATTCGGATTGAAATTAACAAATACTTTAGAATCAATAAATTTCACTAATTGGCTTCCGCAAAAGGAAAAGATGGTTTACGCAAGCGGTCGCGCTCTTCATCCAATAAGTATAAATCTTGCTGAAAAATTACAAAGTGATTTTAATGGTGAACTTGATATTTCTTTTTCTGCCGGTGTTGATGCTTTTAATGTTTCGGATACTTTGGCCTGCAATTTAAAACCAATTACAGTTTGTTCAGATTTACTAAAGCCCGGCGGATATTTACGTTTAACGCAATACATCGAAGAACTAGATAAAAACTTTTTTAAATTCGGTGCAAATAATATTGAACAATTCATTTCAAATGTTGCAAATAAAAGTGATATAACGAAATCCGGTTTAAATAATTTAAGAAAATATGCTTCGAAAGTTTTAGAGCAAAAGCAATATTTCAAATCCTTTTTCCCATTTAAGAATATTAAAACAAATCGTGAACTTACTCCATATGATTGCATTCATGCACCGTGTATTGAAGCTTGTGCGATATCGCAAAACGTTCCGGAATATATGTATCATACAGCAAATGGCGATTTTGATAAAGCCTACAAAGCAATTTTAGATGAAAATCCTTTGCCAAATATTACCGGAAATGTTTGCGATCATTTGTGCCAGACAAAATGCACAAGAATGAATTATGATAATTCAATATTAATTCGTGCAATAAAAAGATTCAATGCAGAAAAGTTTGATAATAATTTTGACGCAATTTTAAAAAATAAAAATGGAATTAAAGTTTCAATAATTGGCGCTGGACCATCCGGTTTAGCGTGCGCTTATTTTCTCGCATTGGAAGGATTTGAAGTAAATGTTTATGAAACAAAATCATTTGCCGGCGGAATGGCTTCAGACTCAATCCCCGCTTTTAGATTAACGGATAATCAAATTAATTCTGATATAAATTTAATTAAATCATTAGGCGTTCATTTTCATTTCAACCAAAATGTTACCAAAGATTTGTTTAGTGAAATTAAATCAAATAGTAATTTTATCTATATAGCAATTGGCGCTCAGAAAGGTAAAAAGTTAAATATTCCCGGTGAAGATTTAGAAAATGTATTTGATCAACTAACATTTCTATCAAATGTGAGAAGGAATATAAATATTAATTTGGGAAAAACAATTGCGGTAATTGGCGGAGGAAATTCAGCAATTGATGCAGCCAGAACAGCAAAAAGATTGTCTGCTGAAAGTGGGAAAGTCGCAATTTTGTATCGAAGAACAATAAAGGAAATGCCGGCTGATCCCGAAGAAATTAGAGCATTGCTCGATGAAGGAATTTTTATTTTTGAATTAGTGTCGCCAAATTCAATTTCTAGAATAAATAACCAGTTACAATTAAATTGTATTAAAATGCAATTAGGCGAACCAGATGAAAGTGGAAGGCAAAAGCCAATTCTCGTATTGGGTTCAGAGTTTTCAATGATTTTTGACTCAATAATTACTGCAATTGGTCAAGATATAATTTTGGATTTTATCGATGAACAGAATCTAATTACTGATAAGAATTATGAAACACAAATTACAAATGTTTTTGCCGGCGGTGATGCAATTCGCGGAGCTGATTCTTTAATAAACGCAATTGCAGATGGAAAAAATGTAGCTTACAAAATCATAGAAAATGTAAAAAGTAATTTTACTATTCCAAAACAAATTAAAAGTGATAAACATACTTTAGCTGAGTTTCAGAAAAAACAAAGTTACCGCGAATTTGGGAATAAAATTCCCGAATTAAATTTAGAGAAAAGAAATAATTTTAATTTGGTTCATCCAAACATGACAGAAGCTCAAGCAATTTCAGAAGCGCAAAGATGTTTGTTCTGTAATGATATTTGTAATATTTGTGTTGGTGTTTGTCCCAATTTTGCTAATCTATCATTTGAAACAAATAAATTTAATATTCCAATTTATTCAATTGATATTGGTGATGAGATAAATTATACAATTGTTGATCACTTGATTATTGAACAAACAAATCAAATTATTAATATTGGTGATTTTTGTAATGAGTGCGGAAATTGCAACACATTTTGTCCAACGAACGGAGCACCATATTTAACAAAATCAAAATTTTATTTAACCCAAGAAAGTTTTGACTTTGAAGATAACTGTTTTTATTTATCCGGTGAATTAATAAAATATAAATCAAATAATAAAATTGAATCGGTGAGAATGTTTGAAGATAATTTTGTTTATGAAGCAGAAGATATCAAAGTAATTTTTGATAAAAATAATTTTGACATAATAAGTATTGATACTCAAAAAATAATTCAGAATAAATTATTGGATAATGCTGCAGAAATGATTTTTCTTTTTATAAGTCTAAAAGATAATTCCATTTTTAAACAATTTAATTAAATTATTTTCTATGATATTCAAACTAAACGGAATTGAAAAAGATTATAAAGGAAATCACGAACTATCGTTACTAATATACTTGCGTGATGTTGAAGGAATTACTTCCGTAAAAGACGGATGCTCACCTCAAGCTTCTTGCGGAGCTTGCACAGTTGAGCTAAACGGAAAAGCCGTACTTTCATGCGTAACTCAAATGTCAAAAGTAGAGAATGGAACTGTAATCACCATTGAGGGTATTGAGAAAAATAAACAAGATATTTATGCAAATGCTTTTATAGAAAAAGGCGGAACGCAATGCGGATTTTGTACACCCGGAATTGTTATGCAATCAAATGTATTGATTGATAATAATAGCAATCCAACCGATGATGAAATTAAGAAAGCCATTCATCCAAATTTATGTAGATGTACCGGATATAATAAAATTATTGAATCTGTAAAATTAGCGGCTGAAGCAATCAGAGAAAATAAAGAAATACTCAAACCAAAAATTGAAGCTAAAGTTGGAAAACGTTTTCCGAAATATGATGCATACAATTTAGTATTAGGTAAATCTAAATTTGTCGATGATATGATATTTGATGAAATGCTTTTCGCTTCACTCAAATTTAGTGAACATCCCAGAGCAATAATTAAAAATATCAATTGTGAAAAAGCATTGAATTATAATGGAGTTTTAAGAATTCTTACTGCAAAAGACATTCCCGGAAAAAGAAATACTGGATTGATAATAAATGATTGGCCAATGATGATTGATGTTGGAGAAACAACGAGATATGTTGGAGATGTTTTAGCTTTGGTTATTGCAGAGTCTCAAGAAATTGCAAGAGAAGCCGCGAAATTAATTGATGTTGATTACGAAGTACTTGCACCATTAGTTGATATGGAAAAAGCTTTAGATTCTGAATCACCACAAATTCATTCAAATGGAAATTTACTTTCCGAAACAATAATAAATCGTGGCAATATTGAAGAAGCAAAAAGTAATTCTGATTTTATTTCTTCTGGAATTTATCATACACAAATGATTGAACATGCTTATCTTGAGCCGGAATCTGCAATTGCCCTTCCAACACAAGACGGAATAACGATTTATTCGCAAGGTCAAGGTGTATATGAAGATCGAAAACAAATTGCAAAAGTTTTAAATTTATCTGAAGAAAATGTTAGAGTTATTCAAGTTCCAAACGGCGGTGGATTTGGCGGGAAAGAAGATTTAACAGTTCAACATCAAGCAGCTTTATGTTCTCTCATTTTACAAAAACCAATTAAAATTACGTTAACAAGAGATGAATCAATATTGATGCACCCGAAACGCCATCCTCTTAGAATGAAATACAAGGTAGGATGTGATAAAGAAGGCAAATTAACTTTTCTTGAAGCTGATATTCTTGGAGATACCGGAGCTTACGCTTCAGTTGGTATGAAAGTTTTAGAGCGAGCAGCCGGTCATTCAACCGGAGCTTACACTATTCCCAATGTTAAAGTAATTAGTAAGGCGGTTTACACAAATAATATACCATGCGGTGCGATGCGCGGGTTTGGAGTTAATCAAGTTACATTTGCAATTGAAAGCTGTATAGACGAACTTTGTGAGAAAGGTGGATTTGATCGCTGGCAATTTAGATTTGATAACGCAATTAAAAATGGAGAAAAAACTGCAACCGGACAAATAATTCATAAAGGTACCGGAGTTAGAGAAACATTGCTTGCTGTAAAAGAAATTTTTCAAAAATCAAAATATGCTGGAATTGCATGCGGAATAAAAAATACCGGAATCGGAAATGGGATGCCAGATGACGGAATTGTAAAAATTGATATTGTATCAAAAGATAAAGTTGTACTTCATCATGGCTGGACTGAAATGGGTCAAGGTGTAAATACAATGGCAGTTCAATTTTTAGTTGATGAAATTAATATTGATCCAAATATTATTGAAGTAAAAGTTGATACATCTTACGAAGCAAAATCCGGAATGACAACCGCTTCTCGTGCAACATCAATAATTGGTAATTCAATTAGAGAAACTTGTAAGCAATTAAAAGAAGATTTATCTAATAATACTTTAGAAGAATTAATCGGTAAAACTTATACGGGTATTTGGGTTTGTGATTGGACAACAAAACCGGGCGCAACTGCAAAAGAAATTATCACACATTATTCATATAGTTATGCAACTCAAGTTGTAATTTTAAATGATGATGGGAAAATTGAAAAAATTGTTGCTGCACATGATGCCGGTAAAATTATAAATCCATCTTTGTTTGAAGGACAAATCGAAGGTTCTGTTCACATGGGTTTAGGTTATGCAATTTCAGAAGAATTAGTATTAGAAAACGGAAAACCTAAGAGTACAAAATTACGCAAGATGGGAGTTTTACGTGCAAAAGAAACACCGCAAATTGAAGTAATCGGTGTTGAAGTTGAAGATCCCAATGGTCCGCATGGCGCAAAGGGAGTTGGCGAAATTGGTCTTGTTCCAACTGCCGCGGCTGTTGCAAATGCTTTTGCACAGTTTGATAAAACAAGATATTACAGATTACCGATTAAGAAACGAATTAAAAATAATTGAATGGATTTTTGATGAACAGAAATAACTTAGACTTATTCATTCAACAAATTCCCAAAGCTGAATTACACTTGCACATAGAAGGTACGTTCGAGCCGGAATTAATATTTACAATTGCTGATAGAAATAAAATAAAATTAAAATATAATTCTGTTGATGAATTAAGAAACGCATACAATTTTAATAATCTTCAAGAATTTTTAGATATTTATTATGCCGGAGCAAATGTTTTGAAAACCGAAGAAGACTTTTATGATTTGACAATGGCTTATTTTACAAAAATTAATTCTCAAAATGTTGTTCATACAGAAATTATGTTTGATCCGCAAACGCATACCGATAGAGGTGTTAAATTTTCTACAGTAATTATTGGAATTAAAAACGCACAAGATAAAGCCAAAGTAGAATTCGGAATTTCATCACTATTGATAATGAGTTTTCTACGCCATTTGGATGAACAATCTGCATTTAATACTTTAAATCATTCACTTGATTATAAAAATTGGATTACTTCTGTTGGATTAGATTCTTCAGAACTTGGAAATCCTCCTTCAAAATTTAAAAATGTTTTTACCGAAGCAAAAAATATCGGATATAAAACTGTTGCTCATGCTGGTGAAGAAGGTCCCGCTGAATATGTTTGGGAAGCTCTAAATCATTTAAATATTTCTCGAATAGATCACGGAAATAAATCTCTTGATGATAATAATTTAGTGAAGGAATTGGTTGCGAAACAAATGCCGCTAACGGTTTGTCCGCTTTCAAATATTAGACTTAAAAATGTTGATAAAATTGAGAATCATCCAATAAAAGCTATGCTGGATATGGGTTTAATAGCAACTATAAATTCTGATGATCCGGCATATTTTGGCGGCTATATGAATGAAAATTATAAAGCCGTAACCGAAGCTCTCAATTTAAGTAAGGCAGATTTATATCAACTTACATTAAATTCATTCAAAGCTACTTTTTTGGAAGAAGATGAAAAGAATAATTTGGTGAGTAATCTCAATTCATTTTATGAGAATAATAAATGAAAAGAGTTTTAATCACCGGAGCTTCCGGACTTATAGGTTCTGAACTTGCAAAATTTCTTTCACAAAATAATTTTGAAGTAATTAAACTTGGTCGATCAAAAAATAATTCTTTAAATACATTTGTATGGAATGTTGAAAATGAATTTATTGAAAATGGAGCATTGGAAAATTTAGATTACATAATTCATCTTGCCGGTGCGGGAATTGGCGATAAAAGATGGACACAAAAAAGAAAAAAAGAAATTATTGATAGCCGCGTAAAATCCACAGAATTACTTTTCAACGAAATTGCTAAATTAAAAAATAAACCTAAAACAATTATTTCTGCTTCGGCAGTTGGTTATTATGGAGCAGCAACAAGTAATAAATTATTTTCTGAAATTGATCCGCCCGCAACTGATTTTCAAGGAACAGTTTGCAGAATGTGGGAAGAATCTTCAGCCAAATTTGAGCAATTAGGAATTAGATCAGTTCAGCTAAGATTTGGAGTTGTTCTTTCTAAAAATGGCGGCGCATTAGAAAAGATTATTATTCCCATTAAACTTGGGGTTGGTTCGGCTTTGGGAAATGGAAATCAATATATGCCTTGGATTCATATTTCCGATGCATTGAATATTATTCTGCATTGTATTAAAAATGATAATTTAATCGGAGCATATAACGCAGTTTCACCAATGCTAGTAACAAATCACGAATTCTCAAAAACACTTGCTAAACTTTTACGTAAACCATTTTTTATGCCCAACGTTCCTTCTTTTATTTTGAAATTAATTTTAGGCGAAATGTCAGAATTAGTTTTGGAGGGGAATAAAATTTCTTCAGAAAAAATTATTGAAACCGGATTTACATTTCAATATTCAAATTTAGAAAATGCATTACAAAATTTACTATTTGAGTAAACTATCATAAACAAAAAACAATTTTTAAAACTAAGTTTATTTTAGCAACAACATTTTTTTTGAAATTACACTATTACCATATTTTAATTGATAATAATAAATTCCGCTTGATAAATTATTTCCATCAAAATTTATTTTATAAATTCCGGGTTTTTTAATTTCATTAACTAATGTTATTACCTCTCTTCCTAAAATATCGTAAACTATTAATTTCACAGTTGCATTTTCATTTTCTTCATTATATGGAATTGTAAAAGTAATATTTGTATTCGGATTAAACGGATTAGGATAATTTTGTAATAATTCAATTTTATTTGGGAAACTGTTTTTAACTTTTTCAATATTTGTAATTACATCATACTGAGCATTATCAAAAAATAATTCGCCGGATTTTTCTCCGGATTTATTTTGAACAATTGCAATACTATTAAATATATAATTATCTGAATTGCCAAGATAAATTTCTTTAAATTTCCAACCAGTCCAATCAATGTATTCTAAATTGTATTGAATAATACTGCTATCCAAATTTTTAAACCATATTTGCAAATTATTAAAACTCAAATCTCCAAAAATCCAAATCCCAAAATTATTTTGCTGATTAATATTTATTAAATCATGACTAACATTTTCTAATTTACAAATTCCAGAAGAATCACTAATAAAACTATATTTTAGTTTTCCGGAATTTGAACCGGAAATAAATCTGCTCGCAGAAATTGTAAATGAAGTATTTACTTGATCAATTCCAAATGTTGAAATACTTTGTTCTGGCTGCAGCCAATTTCCAATTTCTTCAAAATCAAATAAAATATTTCCATTTGTCTCAGTAACTGATTCCGTTCTAAAAATTATTGTCGTATCGGAAAGTAAATTAGAGCCTTCAGTATCTTTAATTCCATTAAGCAATTTTATTTTATAATATGTATTTGGATTTAACTCGTGCATTGGTTCAAATATAATTTCACCATTCGAATAATTTTCTTCGTTGATTAATAAATAAACATCATTATCAAGTAAATCTTGGAAGAATACATTTCCGCCAAGCGAATAAGGGTCAATCGGACCATCAAATTTTAATTTAATTTTTACAGTCCTGCTAATGTCAGTGGAATTTTGTTCCGGATACGATTTTAAAAAACTTAATGCCGATCTTGTATTAAACAAAATATTAAACGGCTGTTCAATTAAAATATTGTAATAACTTTTTGCAAAAATATTCAAGCTCACTTCATATTGAGTTCCACCAGTAAGATAATTTGATGGAGAAAATATTAATCGTTTATCATTATTTTCCCAAGTAAAAGTACCTGGAACACTTGGTGTTATTTTAAACGCCAACTGAGTTGAAGCTTTATCCATTTTTACATTAAAGTTTAGAATAATTTTTGAATCAAGTCTAACATTTTCTAATTCATTGGGAAAATATTCTTTTACAATTGGCGGAGAATAATTTGGAGCTTCCGTTAAGTATGGGTCAATAAAAGTAGTTTTATTTTCTTCAACAATTACATGCAAGGTATCTTTATTATAATTTTCCGCATCAACAATTAAATCATATTCGCCTTTCAATACTTCATCAAACAAAAAGAATCCATTGTTGAAAGAATCGCCATTATACACAATACTATCCGGCATTAAAATTGCATTAACCAAATTTGCAGGCTTGTTTTTATCTTTTGTTCCATTTAAATAAAAATAATCTACAGTTTCAAAAGCATCTCTTACAGAACCAGCAATTTCACCAAACGCGAAATCATTTAATCCATAATATTTTACAAAAGCTTTTGTAATTGCCCAAGCTTCATGCTTCAAATAAGCTTGATTTTTCAATCTGTAAGATTCCGGGATGTAATCATGAAAAGAACCTTCCGACAAAGTTCCCGGCATTGTTAATCCTTTTAGCACACCCAAATAAGGCTGTCCGGTTCCATAAAAATCGGCATCCCCCCTATTATATTTTGTTGTAGTTCTATGAGCTTTATAAATTTCATCAGCTAAATAACTACCCATAATTTTTGCTTCAGGATATGTTGGCGCATTGTCCTTTCCTTGAAATAAAATTAAAGTATAATTTGATTGACCGTTATATCCATTACTATGAATTGAATGAAAATAATCAGCATCAAAATTAT is a window from the Ignavibacteriota bacterium genome containing:
- the ygfK gene encoding putative selenate reductase subunit YgfK — encoded protein: MSDKFYRVPIERLYSWIVEEEKYGRIFGLYKENLFTPKTSDPYKMYRYGKLLETPLGVASGPHTQMAQNIIASWLVGARYIELKTVQTLDELEVTKPCIDMEDIGYNCEWSQELKIKDSFDEYLNAWILIHLLKYKFDWDETESGFIFNMSVGYNLEGILKPNVQWFFEKMNNCKVEKENKLETLSKYFPEIHKVKIPNQITDNITLSTMHGCPANEIEEIGKYLIRDRKLHTTIKLNPTLLGKERLHFILNDKLGYKFVIPDKAFEHDLKYDDAIKMITILQNIAAENNVKFGLKLTNTLESINFTNWLPQKEKMVYASGRALHPISINLAEKLQSDFNGELDISFSAGVDAFNVSDTLACNLKPITVCSDLLKPGGYLRLTQYIEELDKNFFKFGANNIEQFISNVANKSDITKSGLNNLRKYASKVLEQKQYFKSFFPFKNIKTNRELTPYDCIHAPCIEACAISQNVPEYMYHTANGDFDKAYKAILDENPLPNITGNVCDHLCQTKCTRMNYDNSILIRAIKRFNAEKFDNNFDAILKNKNGIKVSIIGAGPSGLACAYFLALEGFEVNVYETKSFAGGMASDSIPAFRLTDNQINSDINLIKSLGVHFHFNQNVTKDLFSEIKSNSNFIYIAIGAQKGKKLNIPGEDLENVFDQLTFLSNVRRNININLGKTIAVIGGGNSAIDAARTAKRLSAESGKVAILYRRTIKEMPADPEEIRALLDEGIFIFELVSPNSISRINNQLQLNCIKMQLGEPDESGRQKPILVLGSEFSMIFDSIITAIGQDIILDFIDEQNLITDKNYETQITNVFAGGDAIRGADSLINAIADGKNVAYKIIENVKSNFTIPKQIKSDKHTLAEFQKKQSYREFGNKIPELNLEKRNNFNLVHPNMTEAQAISEAQRCLFCNDICNICVGVCPNFANLSFETNKFNIPIYSIDIGDEINYTIVDHLIIEQTNQIINIGDFCNECGNCNTFCPTNGAPYLTKSKFYLTQESFDFEDNCFYLSGELIKYKSNNKIESVRMFEDNFVYEAEDIKVIFDKNNFDIISIDTQKIIQNKLLDNAAEMIFLFISLKDNSIFKQFN
- the xdh gene encoding selenium-dependent xanthine dehydrogenase, giving the protein MIFKLNGIEKDYKGNHELSLLIYLRDVEGITSVKDGCSPQASCGACTVELNGKAVLSCVTQMSKVENGTVITIEGIEKNKQDIYANAFIEKGGTQCGFCTPGIVMQSNVLIDNNSNPTDDEIKKAIHPNLCRCTGYNKIIESVKLAAEAIRENKEILKPKIEAKVGKRFPKYDAYNLVLGKSKFVDDMIFDEMLFASLKFSEHPRAIIKNINCEKALNYNGVLRILTAKDIPGKRNTGLIINDWPMMIDVGETTRYVGDVLALVIAESQEIAREAAKLIDVDYEVLAPLVDMEKALDSESPQIHSNGNLLSETIINRGNIEEAKSNSDFISSGIYHTQMIEHAYLEPESAIALPTQDGITIYSQGQGVYEDRKQIAKVLNLSEENVRVIQVPNGGGFGGKEDLTVQHQAALCSLILQKPIKITLTRDESILMHPKRHPLRMKYKVGCDKEGKLTFLEADILGDTGAYASVGMKVLERAAGHSTGAYTIPNVKVISKAVYTNNIPCGAMRGFGVNQVTFAIESCIDELCEKGGFDRWQFRFDNAIKNGEKTATGQIIHKGTGVRETLLAVKEIFQKSKYAGIACGIKNTGIGNGMPDDGIVKIDIVSKDKVVLHHGWTEMGQGVNTMAVQFLVDEINIDPNIIEVKVDTSYEAKSGMTTASRATSIIGNSIRETCKQLKEDLSNNTLEELIGKTYTGIWVCDWTTKPGATAKEIITHYSYSYATQVVILNDDGKIEKIVAAHDAGKIINPSLFEGQIEGSVHMGLGYAISEELVLENGKPKSTKLRKMGVLRAKETPQIEVIGVEVEDPNGPHGAKGVGEIGLVPTAAAVANAFAQFDKTRYYRLPIKKRIKNN
- a CDS encoding adenosine deaminase gives rise to the protein MNRNNLDLFIQQIPKAELHLHIEGTFEPELIFTIADRNKIKLKYNSVDELRNAYNFNNLQEFLDIYYAGANVLKTEEDFYDLTMAYFTKINSQNVVHTEIMFDPQTHTDRGVKFSTVIIGIKNAQDKAKVEFGISSLLIMSFLRHLDEQSAFNTLNHSLDYKNWITSVGLDSSELGNPPSKFKNVFTEAKNIGYKTVAHAGEEGPAEYVWEALNHLNISRIDHGNKSLDDNNLVKELVAKQMPLTVCPLSNIRLKNVDKIENHPIKAMLDMGLIATINSDDPAYFGGYMNENYKAVTEALNLSKADLYQLTLNSFKATFLEEDEKNNLVSNLNSFYENNK
- a CDS encoding TIGR01777 family protein, with protein sequence MKRVLITGASGLIGSELAKFLSQNNFEVIKLGRSKNNSLNTFVWNVENEFIENGALENLDYIIHLAGAGIGDKRWTQKRKKEIIDSRVKSTELLFNEIAKLKNKPKTIISASAVGYYGAATSNKLFSEIDPPATDFQGTVCRMWEESSAKFEQLGIRSVQLRFGVVLSKNGGALEKIIIPIKLGVGSALGNGNQYMPWIHISDALNIILHCIKNDNLIGAYNAVSPMLVTNHEFSKTLAKLLRKPFFMPNVPSFILKLILGEMSELVLEGNKISSEKIIETGFTFQYSNLENALQNLLFE
- a CDS encoding Ig-like domain-containing protein; this translates as MKKILLILFIISLSIKSQDFSGIRIYINPGHGGHDSNDRYISQTGFWESEGNLAKGLFLKEILDSLNAVTKISRTTNNSSDDLGLSVIVADANNFDADYFHSIHSNGYNGQSNYTLILFQGKDNAPTYPEAKIMGSYLADEIYKAHRTTTKYNRGDADFYGTGQPYLGVLKGLTMPGTLSEGSFHDYIPESYRLKNQAYLKHEAWAITKAFVKYYGLNDFAFGEIAGSVRDAFETVDYFYLNGTKDKNKPANLVNAILMPDSIVYNGDSFNNGFFLFDEVLKGEYDLIVDAENYNKDTLHVIVEENKTTFIDPYLTEAPNYSPPIVKEYFPNELENVRLDSKIILNFNVKMDKASTQLAFKITPSVPGTFTWENNDKRLIFSPSNYLTGGTQYEVSLNIFAKSYYNILIEQPFNILFNTRSALSFLKSYPEQNSTDISRTVKIKLKFDGPIDPYSLGGNVFFQDLLDNDVYLLINEENYSNGEIIFEPMHELNPNTYYKIKLLNGIKDTEGSNLLSDTTIIFRTESVTETNGNILFDFEEIGNWLQPEQSISTFGIDQVNTSFTISASRFISGSNSGKLKYSFISDSSGICKLENVSHDLININQQNNFGIWIFGDLSFNNLQIWFKNLDSSIIQYNLEYIDWTGWKFKEIYLGNSDNYIFNSIAIVQNKSGEKSGELFFDNAQYDVITNIEKVKNSFPNKIELLQNYPNPFNPNTNITFTIPYNEENENATVKLIVYDILGREVITLVNEIKKPGIYKINFDGNNLSSGIYYYQLKYGNSVISKKMLLLK